The uncultured Desulfuromonas sp. genome has a segment encoding these proteins:
- a CDS encoding voltage-gated chloride channel family protein translates to MPIRWDVREHLSLGWFVVRWLLMVTPVAALIGSSVAFFLWLLAEATQTRWAHPDLVYGLPLAGIFIVWCYHALGSTAGGGNNLVMEQINQPGAGIPKRMMPLVLFATVITHLFGGSAGREGTAVQMGGSIAQVFTRPFRLSEEDTRILLTCGVAAGFGAVFGTPLAGAIFALEVLAVGKMRYEALIPCLMASVLGDLVCTAWGIGHTQYQIVAPELHIDAVVAHVSPLLAGKVMLASILFGLAGFLFAEITHALSGLFKKYVTRYWLRPVIGAIVVLGISFLLGTRDYLGLGVGSAAADGISIVNAFSGVGVTPWSWWWKLLLTAITLSSGFKGGEVTPLFFVGATLGAALSGVLGVPVDLLAGIGFIAVFAGATNTPLACTLMGVELFGAQYLEYFAIACFLSYLFSGHSSIYLSQQIAAPKGGVFRYQGVATLKSARDVRRFWRR, encoded by the coding sequence ATGCCGATACGCTGGGATGTGCGTGAACATTTGAGTCTCGGCTGGTTTGTGGTGCGCTGGCTGCTGATGGTGACGCCGGTCGCTGCCCTGATCGGTTCCAGTGTCGCTTTTTTTCTCTGGTTGCTGGCAGAAGCCACCCAGACCCGCTGGGCGCATCCTGATCTGGTCTACGGGTTGCCGCTGGCCGGTATTTTTATTGTCTGGTGCTATCACGCCTTGGGCAGCACCGCCGGCGGCGGCAATAATCTGGTCATGGAACAGATCAACCAACCCGGTGCCGGTATTCCCAAACGGATGATGCCGCTGGTGTTGTTTGCCACGGTCATCACCCATCTGTTCGGCGGCTCAGCCGGGCGCGAGGGCACTGCGGTGCAAATGGGCGGCAGTATTGCTCAGGTTTTTACCCGGCCGTTTCGTCTCAGCGAGGAAGACACACGCATTCTCCTCACCTGCGGGGTTGCCGCCGGTTTTGGTGCCGTGTTCGGTACGCCTTTGGCCGGGGCGATTTTTGCTCTTGAAGTGCTCGCTGTCGGCAAAATGCGCTATGAGGCCCTGATTCCGTGTCTGATGGCCAGCGTGCTCGGTGATCTGGTGTGTACCGCCTGGGGCATTGGCCATACTCAATACCAGATTGTCGCCCCGGAGCTGCATATTGATGCGGTGGTCGCCCATGTCTCGCCGCTGTTGGCGGGGAAGGTGATGCTGGCGTCGATCCTGTTCGGCCTGGCCGGGTTCCTGTTTGCCGAAATCACCCACGCCCTGTCCGGGCTGTTTAAAAAATATGTGACCCGTTACTGGCTACGTCCGGTGATTGGCGCAATCGTTGTTTTGGGGATCAGTTTTCTGCTCGGTACCCGCGATTACTTAGGGCTTGGTGTCGGTTCGGCGGCTGCAGACGGGATTTCCATCGTCAATGCGTTTTCCGGGGTCGGTGTCACGCCGTGGAGCTGGTGGTGGAAGCTGCTGTTGACCGCGATCACGTTGAGTAGCGGCTTTAAAGGCGGTGAGGTGACGCCGTTGTTTTTTGTCGGCGCGACTCTGGGGGCGGCTTTGTCCGGAGTGCTCGGCGTGCCGGTGGATCTGCTGGCCGGCATCGGTTTTATTGCTGTGTTTGCCGGTGCCACCAATACCCCGCTGGCCTGTACTCTGATGGGCGTAGAATTGTTTGGTGCCCAGTATCTCGAATATTTTGCCATCGCCTGTTTTCTCTCCTATCTGTTCAGCGGCCATTCCAGTATTTATCTGTCACAGCAGATTGCCGCACCCAAAGGTGGTGTGTTTCGTTATCAGGGCGTGGCAACGCTCAAATCGGCCCGTGACGTTCGCCGCTTCTGGCGTCGCTAG
- a CDS encoding putative sulfate exporter family transporter: MNPLAKPVYLIAIAICLLPMVSAPVALALGIVYGLTWQHPWPQINAEASRKLLQSAVVGLGFGVPLLEVWQVGKGSFFSTLAGILITLAIGSLLGRWLKVPQGTSLLVSCGTAICGGSAIAAMSPVIKAENDESAVALATVFTLNAVALLVFPLVGHLFHLEQHQFGTWAGMAIHDTSSVVGAAASYGIEALETATTVKLTRALWIAPLALIAGLLTRSGQRAKIPLFIVLFIAAAAIHSALPNWEPAWHTVATVARHALVLSLFFVGAGLNRTLLKKVGARTLTQGITLWLIISALTLTAVHYRII, from the coding sequence ATGAATCCACTTGCCAAACCTGTTTACCTCATCGCTATTGCCATCTGCCTGTTGCCCATGGTCAGTGCCCCCGTCGCCCTGGCCCTCGGCATCGTTTACGGTCTCACCTGGCAGCACCCCTGGCCGCAGATCAATGCTGAAGCAAGCCGCAAGCTGCTTCAGAGCGCCGTGGTCGGACTGGGATTCGGGGTGCCGTTGCTGGAGGTCTGGCAGGTGGGAAAAGGATCGTTCTTTTCGACGCTGGCCGGTATTCTCATCACCCTGGCCATCGGCAGCCTGCTGGGCCGCTGGCTCAAAGTCCCCCAGGGGACCAGCCTGCTGGTCTCCTGCGGAACCGCCATCTGCGGCGGCAGTGCCATTGCCGCCATGTCGCCGGTGATCAAGGCTGAGAACGATGAATCCGCTGTAGCTCTGGCCACTGTCTTCACCCTCAATGCCGTCGCCTTGCTGGTGTTTCCGCTGGTCGGTCATCTGTTTCACCTCGAACAACACCAGTTCGGCACCTGGGCGGGCATGGCCATCCACGATACCAGCAGCGTGGTCGGCGCCGCGGCCAGTTACGGCATTGAAGCTCTGGAAACCGCGACAACCGTCAAACTGACCCGGGCATTGTGGATTGCGCCCCTGGCATTAATTGCCGGACTGCTGACCCGATCGGGACAACGGGCTAAAATTCCTCTGTTTATCGTGCTGTTTATCGCGGCAGCGGCCATCCACTCAGCCCTGCCCAACTGGGAACCGGCCTGGCATACAGTGGCCACGGTGGCCCGGCACGCGCTGGTCTTGAGTCTGTTTTTTGTCGGTGCCGGGCTCAATCGCACGTTGCTTAAAAAGGTGGGCGCACGGACGCTGACTCAGGGGATCACCCTGTGGCTGATCATCAGCGCACTGACCCTGACCGCCGTGCATTATCGCATAATCTGA
- a CDS encoding fatty acid--CoA ligase, with product MMSDHIIPRTESAYTYPLLIKHLMNSPLVHNPDQEIVYRDQLRYTYRDLHERVCRLANALLALGVKAGDTVAVMDWDSHRYLECFFAVPMIGAVLHTVNVKLSAEQILYTIDHAEDNVLLVHRDFVPIIEQIKGRIDMVDHYILLNDGEEALDSAVPFTAEYEALLAEASPCAEFPDFDENTRATTFYTTGTTGLPKGVYFSHRQLVLHTMSVLAALGTPQQQGRLHQGDVYMPITPMFHVHAWGLPYVATVLGVKQVYPGRYAPEMLLELIDREQVTFSHCVPTILHMLFKSSHIDRVDLSRWKVIIGGSAMSRSLCREAMQRGVDLFTGYGMSETCPILSLAHLDAEMLELDDESQAEIRCKTGRVMPLVDVRVVDEQMQEVPRDGISSGEIVVRAPWLTQGYLKDTRNSEQLWQGGYLHTGDVATRDEKGYLKITDRTKDVIKSGGEWISSLELEDIFSHHPAVAEVAVIAQPDEKWGERPLALVVLKPGLETPPGKKELLALLHEYTDTGVISKQVVLTRFKFVDDIDKTSVGKTDKRTLRDKHL from the coding sequence ATGATGAGCGATCATATTATTCCCCGTACCGAGTCAGCCTATACGTACCCCCTGTTGATTAAACACCTGATGAATTCACCTCTGGTGCATAATCCTGATCAGGAGATCGTTTATCGCGACCAGTTGCGTTATACCTACCGTGATCTGCATGAACGGGTGTGCCGTCTGGCCAACGCCCTGCTGGCTCTGGGCGTCAAAGCCGGTGATACGGTTGCCGTTATGGACTGGGACAGTCACCGCTATCTGGAATGCTTTTTTGCCGTACCGATGATCGGTGCCGTGTTGCATACGGTTAACGTCAAACTGTCCGCTGAGCAGATTCTCTACACCATCGATCATGCCGAAGACAACGTCCTGCTGGTGCACCGTGATTTTGTGCCGATCATTGAACAGATCAAGGGGCGCATCGATATGGTGGATCACTATATTCTGCTCAATGACGGTGAAGAGGCGCTGGACAGTGCGGTGCCTTTTACCGCGGAATATGAGGCGTTGCTGGCCGAAGCGTCCCCCTGTGCGGAATTTCCCGATTTTGATGAAAATACCCGGGCAACGACCTTTTACACCACCGGCACCACCGGTTTGCCCAAAGGAGTGTATTTCAGCCATCGGCAGCTGGTGTTGCACACCATGAGCGTGTTGGCTGCCCTCGGCACGCCGCAGCAACAGGGACGCCTTCATCAGGGCGACGTCTACATGCCGATTACGCCGATGTTTCATGTCCATGCCTGGGGGCTGCCGTATGTTGCTACGGTGCTCGGTGTCAAACAGGTGTATCCGGGCCGTTATGCGCCGGAGATGCTTCTGGAACTGATCGATCGCGAGCAGGTGACCTTTTCCCACTGTGTGCCGACCATTTTGCACATGTTGTTCAAAAGTTCCCATATTGACCGGGTGGATTTGAGTCGCTGGAAGGTGATCATCGGTGGCTCGGCCATGTCACGCAGCTTGTGCCGTGAAGCCATGCAGCGCGGTGTTGATCTGTTCACCGGTTACGGCATGTCGGAAACCTGCCCGATTCTTTCTTTGGCTCATCTTGATGCAGAGATGCTTGAGCTGGACGATGAAAGCCAGGCCGAAATCCGTTGCAAGACCGGGCGTGTCATGCCGCTGGTTGATGTGCGGGTGGTCGATGAACAGATGCAAGAGGTGCCTCGCGACGGCATCTCCAGTGGCGAAATTGTTGTCCGGGCGCCGTGGTTGACCCAGGGATATCTGAAGGATACCCGGAATTCGGAGCAGCTGTGGCAGGGCGGGTATCTGCACACCGGCGATGTGGCCACACGCGATGAGAAAGGCTATCTGAAAATCACCGACCGCACCAAAGACGTGATTAAAAGTGGTGGTGAATGGATTTCGTCCCTGGAGCTCGAAGACATTTTTTCCCATCATCCGGCCGTGGCCGAAGTGGCGGTGATTGCCCAGCCTGACGAAAAATGGGGTGAGCGTCCTCTGGCCCTGGTGGTGCTGAAACCGGGGCTTGAAACCCCGCCGGGTAAAAAAGAGCTGCTGGCCCTGTTGCATGAGTACACCGATACCGGGGTAATCTCCAAGCAGGTGGTGCTGACCCGGTTTAAATTTGTCGATGACATTGATAAAACCAGTGTCGGCAAGACCGACAAACGTACCCTGCGCGACAAGCACCTGTGA
- a CDS encoding nitroreductase family protein, translating to MMSEVNATLETIVRRHSIRKFTDQPIGEEMLQTILHAANQAPSAHNQQSWRFVVVTGEKKRQLAELVKQRATAFPKASSALLRMAARSIGTAPVVVAVANTGELIEHGTKLFQLEDADVSLDFFRTMEIQSSAAAVENMLLAATALGLGSVWLGVLFLIKDEVMDFLGEGQGEFMAVVPIGYAERDSQGPKKRATDVMVKRLY from the coding sequence ATGATGTCTGAAGTCAACGCCACACTGGAGACCATTGTCCGGCGGCACAGTATCCGTAAATTCACCGATCAGCCGATTGGTGAAGAGATGTTGCAGACTATTTTGCACGCCGCCAACCAGGCCCCCTCGGCACATAATCAGCAGTCGTGGCGCTTTGTTGTGGTCACGGGAGAGAAAAAACGCCAGCTGGCGGAGCTGGTCAAACAGCGCGCCACGGCCTTTCCCAAAGCGTCTTCCGCGCTGTTGCGCATGGCCGCACGCAGTATCGGTACGGCTCCGGTGGTGGTGGCCGTGGCTAACACCGGTGAATTGATTGAGCACGGTACCAAGCTGTTTCAGCTGGAAGATGCCGATGTCAGCCTCGACTTCTTTCGCACCATGGAGATTCAAAGTTCCGCGGCTGCGGTGGAAAATATGTTGTTGGCGGCCACGGCTCTGGGCCTCGGCAGTGTCTGGTTGGGCGTGCTGTTCCTGATCAAGGATGAAGTGATGGACTTTCTTGGTGAAGGCCAGGGGGAATTCATGGCCGTGGTGCCCATCGGCTATGCTGAGCGTGACAGCCAGGGACCGAAAAAAAGAGCCACGGATGTGATGGTGAAGCGACTTTATTAG
- a CDS encoding cyclic nucleotide-binding domain-containing protein — protein sequence MTSLPALAQDKFRFFRNMPKEEISSLLFFCTHKRAEAGEILWHEGDKDNQVAFILQGRLGIKKRTEFSDRHIIVGTYGPGSVVGELCLLTDNDRSVSAEAISDVELLFLSNDKFEELLHANPALGLKLLKGLFKMTSKRLSKSYERIASIF from the coding sequence ATGACGTCTTTACCTGCGTTAGCGCAAGACAAATTTCGCTTTTTCCGCAACATGCCCAAGGAGGAAATTTCCAGCCTGTTGTTTTTTTGCACCCACAAACGTGCAGAAGCCGGTGAAATTCTCTGGCATGAGGGCGATAAAGATAATCAGGTGGCGTTTATCCTTCAGGGGCGGCTCGGGATCAAGAAAAGAACCGAGTTCTCGGATCGACACATCATTGTCGGCACCTACGGTCCCGGTTCCGTGGTTGGCGAGCTGTGCCTGTTGACGGATAATGACCGTTCGGTAAGCGCTGAAGCGATCAGCGATGTCGAATTACTGTTTTTGTCCAATGACAAATTCGAGGAACTGCTCCACGCCAATCCGGCATTAGGCTTGAAATTGCTTAAGGGCTTGTTCAAAATGACCAGTAAACGTTTGAGCAAATCCTACGAACGTATTGCCTCTATTTTTTGA
- a CDS encoding methyl-accepting chemotaxis protein — MKNLSIKVKVIGVSILLPTLLLCGLFVAYVVQEKHAAVSTYVDKARTITVTVESTREGMEELYQKAVFTPEMLRAFADGGHADKLFAAVPVVSSWNAAMRKAREGGYEFKVPKFSPRNPANEPDALEARALKKMKAENLTEYYEIDEQRNAVRYFRPVRLTEICLTCHGDPATSVAVWGNDQGLDPTGARMENWNVGEIHGAFEVIQSLDKADAQLAASLWKGGGAVVGGLIVYAVLLTLFVMQNLIRPLDKSVAMIEALGAGTLNQRLHFEQNDEMGRMGRAMDGFADNLEHEILTAFDKLAHGNFTFTAQGMIAKPLAQTNDALNDSMGQVQLAGNQISAGADQISDTSQTLSQAATEQASSLEEISASMNEMSSRTKQNAENAVQANQLASEACTAASKGNAQMQEMVGAMGEINESAQNISRIIKVIDEIAFQTNLLALNAAVEAARAGQHGKGFAVVAEEVRNLAARSAKAASETAELIEGAVQKAGNGTQIAESTAEALDGIVTGITKVSDLVGEIAAASDEQTQGISQVSIGLSQIDEVTQQNTANAVQCAATSEELAAQAAQLQEMLAGFTLYSSKPLQPSAAVKPTVSSQPALTSPAAAQPTAKPQPPAQASGDSGWGGVNDDGNDFIALDDDEFGKY, encoded by the coding sequence ATGAAAAACTTGTCCATCAAAGTGAAAGTTATCGGTGTCAGTATTCTGCTGCCGACCCTGCTTCTGTGCGGCCTGTTTGTCGCCTATGTGGTCCAGGAAAAACATGCCGCGGTGTCAACCTATGTTGACAAAGCACGAACGATTACCGTAACGGTCGAGTCCACCCGCGAGGGGATGGAAGAGCTTTATCAGAAGGCTGTATTCACGCCGGAGATGTTGCGAGCGTTTGCCGATGGCGGACATGCCGACAAACTGTTTGCCGCCGTTCCGGTCGTCTCATCGTGGAACGCGGCTATGCGCAAAGCCCGTGAAGGAGGGTATGAGTTCAAAGTGCCCAAATTCAGTCCACGTAATCCGGCAAACGAACCGGATGCTCTGGAAGCCCGGGCATTGAAAAAAATGAAAGCGGAAAATCTCACGGAATATTACGAGATTGATGAACAGCGCAATGCGGTGCGTTATTTCCGCCCGGTCCGTCTGACCGAAATCTGCCTGACCTGTCATGGTGATCCCGCGACCTCCGTTGCCGTGTGGGGCAATGATCAGGGCCTGGATCCGACCGGGGCGCGTATGGAAAATTGGAATGTCGGTGAAATCCACGGCGCTTTTGAAGTGATTCAGTCGCTGGACAAGGCCGATGCGCAACTGGCTGCGTCATTGTGGAAAGGCGGCGGTGCCGTTGTTGGTGGGCTGATTGTTTATGCCGTTTTGCTGACACTGTTTGTCATGCAGAATCTGATTCGTCCACTGGATAAGAGTGTGGCAATGATTGAAGCGCTCGGTGCCGGTACGCTCAATCAGCGGCTGCATTTTGAGCAGAACGATGAAATGGGTCGTATGGGACGAGCCATGGATGGCTTTGCCGACAACCTGGAACACGAAATTCTCACCGCCTTTGACAAACTGGCTCATGGCAATTTCACCTTTACTGCTCAGGGCATGATTGCCAAGCCGTTGGCGCAAACCAACGATGCGTTGAATGACAGCATGGGCCAGGTGCAACTGGCCGGCAATCAGATCTCCGCCGGAGCGGATCAGATCTCCGACACCAGCCAGACCCTGTCTCAGGCGGCAACGGAGCAGGCTAGCTCTCTGGAAGAAATCTCCGCGTCCATGAACGAAATGTCGTCACGGACCAAGCAGAATGCGGAGAATGCCGTTCAGGCCAATCAACTGGCTTCCGAAGCCTGCACCGCCGCCTCTAAAGGCAATGCGCAGATGCAGGAGATGGTCGGTGCCATGGGTGAGATTAACGAATCGGCCCAGAATATTTCCCGGATCATCAAGGTCATTGACGAGATTGCTTTCCAGACCAACCTGCTGGCGTTGAATGCTGCGGTTGAAGCCGCCCGTGCCGGTCAGCACGGTAAAGGCTTTGCCGTGGTGGCCGAGGAAGTCCGCAACCTCGCGGCACGCAGTGCCAAGGCCGCCAGCGAAACCGCCGAGCTGATCGAAGGTGCCGTGCAGAAGGCCGGCAATGGTACCCAGATTGCCGAAAGCACCGCCGAGGCCCTCGACGGCATTGTCACCGGCATCACCAAGGTATCTGATCTGGTTGGCGAAATTGCCGCGGCTTCCGATGAGCAGACCCAGGGCATTTCCCAGGTCAGCATCGGTCTGAGTCAGATCGACGAAGTGACTCAACAAAATACCGCCAATGCCGTGCAGTGCGCGGCTACCTCGGAAGAGCTCGCTGCCCAGGCCGCTCAATTACAGGAGATGCTGGCCGGGTTCACTCTTTATTCATCGAAGCCGCTACAGCCTTCCGCTGCCGTAAAACCAACGGTTTCATCACAACCGGCATTGACGTCACCGGCTGCGGCGCAGCCAACCGCCAAGCCGCAGCCGCCGGCACAGGCATCCGGCGATAGCGGTTGGGGCGGTGTTAATGATGACGGCAATGATTTCATCGCCTTGGATGATGACGAATTCGGCAAATATTAA
- a CDS encoding LysR substrate-binding domain-containing protein: MISLRKLDVFVQVAQQGQITRVAESLGLTQSAVSMALSSLENLHGGPLFHRQGRRLLLNEQGRHLLPVAQRLVLDMDNFRRMLEDGHEQPTGHLCVGASTTIGNYVLPLLVADFTRSYPQATIQLQVGNTEQIERAVHDGQLDVGLIEGPCHLATLDCRFWRDDELAVVVAPQHPWAESARVDRSMLLTGQWIMRESGSGTREVFEAALGSDGPSLASFVELGHTEAIKKAVQAGLGVSCLSRLAVQTELEQGWLVAVETPLDLRRQLSLLISPERYQGTLLHSWLALLDNAP; this comes from the coding sequence ATGATCAGTTTGCGCAAGCTTGATGTGTTTGTTCAGGTGGCCCAACAGGGGCAAATCACCCGTGTCGCTGAATCTTTGGGCTTGACGCAATCTGCGGTCAGTATGGCCTTGTCGAGCCTGGAAAATCTGCACGGTGGTCCGTTGTTCCATCGTCAGGGGCGTCGTCTGCTGCTCAATGAGCAGGGCCGGCATTTGTTGCCGGTGGCCCAGCGTCTGGTGCTGGATATGGATAATTTTCGCCGTATGCTGGAGGATGGCCATGAACAGCCGACCGGTCATTTGTGTGTCGGGGCCAGTACCACCATCGGCAATTATGTGTTGCCGTTGCTGGTGGCGGACTTTACCCGCAGTTATCCTCAGGCGACGATCCAATTACAGGTGGGCAATACCGAGCAGATTGAACGGGCCGTCCATGACGGGCAGCTTGATGTCGGTCTCATCGAAGGACCCTGCCATTTGGCGACTCTCGACTGCCGCTTCTGGCGTGATGATGAACTGGCGGTGGTGGTTGCCCCGCAGCACCCCTGGGCGGAATCCGCCAGGGTGGATCGGTCGATGTTGCTTACCGGGCAGTGGATTATGCGTGAGAGCGGTTCGGGGACACGGGAGGTCTTTGAAGCCGCCTTGGGAAGTGATGGACCGTCCCTGGCCTCCTTTGTCGAGTTGGGGCATACCGAAGCAATTAAAAAAGCGGTCCAGGCCGGCTTGGGTGTCAGTTGTCTGTCGCGTCTGGCCGTGCAGACGGAGTTGGAGCAGGGCTGGTTGGTGGCCGTGGAGACGCCTCTCGATTTACGGCGTCAGCTCAGTCTGCTGATCAGCCCCGAGCGCTATCAGGGCACGTTACTGCACAGCTGGCTGGCGTTGCTTGACAACGCCCCCTAA
- the tadA gene encoding tRNA adenosine(34) deaminase TadA translates to MEQTQDEQFMRRALDLAREAEQLGEVPVGAVIVLDGRVIAAAGNRRETWQDPTAHAELIALREAAKRIDSWRLEGATLYVTLEPCVMCMGGIILSRIPRLVFGARDPRVGAVGSVFDLADDERFNHRVDVCEGVLAEECSEILSNFFRQLRQKKKAAKMRPANNE, encoded by the coding sequence GTGGAGCAAACTCAGGATGAGCAATTCATGCGTCGAGCCCTTGATCTGGCCCGCGAAGCTGAGCAACTCGGTGAGGTGCCGGTTGGCGCCGTGATTGTTCTCGATGGCAGGGTGATTGCCGCTGCCGGTAATCGCCGGGAAACCTGGCAGGACCCCACAGCCCACGCCGAACTCATTGCCTTGCGTGAGGCGGCAAAACGCATTGATTCCTGGCGCCTCGAAGGGGCAACCCTTTACGTGACCCTGGAACCCTGCGTCATGTGCATGGGCGGCATTATTTTGTCTCGTATCCCCCGCCTGGTGTTCGGTGCCCGCGATCCGCGGGTTGGCGCCGTCGGCTCGGTGTTCGATCTGGCTGACGACGAGCGATTTAACCACCGGGTCGACGTCTGCGAAGGGGTGCTCGCTGAGGAGTGCAGCGAAATTCTCTCCAATTTTTTTCGTCAATTGCGTCAAAAGAAAAAGGCTGCTAAAATGCGCCCCGCAAACAACGAGTGA
- a CDS encoding sensor domain-containing diguanylate cyclase has protein sequence MISKRRLVLTLTLLLACGFLLTSLASYYASLNALRARIDDNELPLTSDTIYSEIQRDLLRPLFISSLMASDTFLREWVTDGEQNADKVVRYLNEIKQRYGTFTSFFVSDHTHRYYHADGILKTVSPDEPRDIWYFRVRDLPQDYEINVDPDMANHDSMTIFINYRVKDYQDQFIGATGVGLTVSAVKNLIENYQHNYQRTIFFVDPQGTLTLAGKEFPTTVKSLADIEGLATHADQLLNEQQNTLIYQRNGETFHLNTRYIAEFGWYLMVEQSEEPVLRQIRLTLLINIAICITITLIVIVLTQMTINRYQRRLEEMALTDKLTRLANRQAIDLHLKQLFKEQQRHQVTFSVILFDLDNFKQINDTHGHLAGDTVLKGIADEVTKQLRDCDMLGRWGGEEFLVLLKHCRLADALKRAETIRLAIQALPVSVDEQTIYTTASFGVVEFQDQDHHEELLKRADQALYIAKQNGKNRCESIERL, from the coding sequence ATGATCAGCAAACGCCGCCTTGTTCTCACGTTAACCCTGCTGTTGGCTTGTGGTTTCCTCCTCACCAGCCTGGCCAGCTATTATGCGTCACTCAACGCCTTGCGTGCCCGCATTGACGACAATGAACTGCCGCTGACCAGTGACACCATTTACTCGGAAATCCAGCGCGACCTGTTGCGTCCCCTGTTTATCTCATCGCTGATGGCCAGTGATACGTTTTTGCGCGAGTGGGTTACGGATGGAGAACAGAACGCGGACAAGGTGGTCCGCTACCTTAACGAAATTAAGCAGCGTTACGGCACTTTTACCAGTTTTTTCGTCTCTGATCACACCCACCGTTATTACCATGCGGACGGCATCTTAAAAACGGTATCGCCTGATGAACCCCGTGATATCTGGTATTTCCGTGTCCGTGATCTGCCGCAGGACTACGAAATCAATGTCGACCCGGATATGGCCAACCATGACAGCATGACCATCTTTATCAACTATCGGGTCAAGGATTATCAGGATCAGTTTATTGGTGCCACCGGTGTCGGGCTTACTGTTTCCGCGGTTAAGAACCTGATTGAAAATTATCAGCACAATTACCAGCGGACGATTTTCTTTGTCGATCCGCAAGGAACGCTGACTCTGGCCGGCAAGGAGTTCCCCACGACGGTGAAATCTCTGGCGGACATTGAGGGGCTGGCGACGCATGCGGACCAGCTGCTCAATGAACAGCAGAACACCCTGATCTACCAACGCAATGGCGAAACATTTCACCTGAACACCCGCTACATTGCAGAATTTGGCTGGTATCTGATGGTGGAACAATCGGAAGAACCCGTGTTGCGCCAGATCCGCCTGACTCTGCTGATTAATATCGCCATTTGCATCACGATCACTCTGATTGTCATCGTTTTAACCCAGATGACCATTAACCGCTATCAGAGGCGCCTCGAGGAAATGGCCCTGACCGACAAACTGACGCGCCTCGCTAATCGTCAGGCGATTGACCTGCACCTGAAGCAACTGTTCAAGGAGCAACAACGTCATCAGGTGACGTTCAGCGTGATCTTATTTGATCTCGACAATTTCAAGCAGATCAACGACACCCACGGTCACCTGGCCGGTGACACGGTTCTAAAAGGAATTGCCGATGAGGTCACCAAGCAGCTGCGTGATTGCGACATGCTGGGCCGCTGGGGTGGCGAAGAATTCCTTGTCCTGCTCAAGCACTGCCGACTGGCAGACGCCCTGAAACGCGCCGAGACGATCCGTCTGGCCATCCAGGCCCTCCCGGTGTCCGTTGACGAGCAGACCATCTACACCACGGCAAGCTTTGGTGTGGTGGAATTCCAAGATCAGGACCACCACGAAGAGTTGCTCAAACGCGCCGACCAGGCTCTGTATATCGCTAAACAGAACGGTAAAAATCGCTGTGAATCCATCGAGCGGCTTTAG